The genomic region CCTTAGAAAGGATTGTCCGCATCCCAGTCCCGAATGCTGTTGGCTATCGGAAGCCCGAGGGAGCGCTGCCCCATCCATAAAACACTTCGCCCGTCGTTTTCACGCGCAGCCAAGAGGTCGGTATGTGCTGTCTTCATCGCAAGTAGCAAGGCTTGGACCTCGTCCACACCGCCCACGCTTCTGGATCGCCTGCCTTCAGGCCAATCAATCTCGTATCGGCAGAAATATGACCCACTATCCAGTTCAGGCCGGAAAAAACGACAGCTTACTCGCTTCCCATCTACACTGAACGTTCGGTCAACGACTGGCGCGCTCTCTATGCTCATAGCGTGTTTCTGACTTAACGAGCGTATGGCGGCAATGGGGTCGTTTTCGGAATGTCGGCTGCTGGTGAAAAACCCGTAGAAGCTGCCTGGCTGGTTCCGTCGTCATAAGCTGAACGGCAGGAAGCTGCCTTCGCCGAGAAAAATCTGCCATTCAGTTTCCGACCCCATTGCGGACATCGCCAAAGAAGCTAAGTTATTGGATATGAGAGCCTTCAATCTCTTGGCTGTGCTAGCTGCCATAGCGTTGGCTACGGCCTCGGCACAGGCGTGTATTCTCAACGCGCCCCCTGTTGAAAGGATAAGCCGAGTTCGGGCTGACACTGTTGTCTTGGGCACGTTTATCGAGGCGTCCTACAGGGATCAAACGAGATATGGGTCTCGCCCTTGGAGTGGAACCGTCCAGGCTAAACGCGTAATCCGAGGAAAGACCAAAACCGCTCGCTTCACTATCAGTCGCAGCGGCGACAGCGCTGCTTGCGATGACGGCATAAAGGCTCCCGCTCGCGGGGATCTTTGGGTTGTGTATCTTCGGAAAGAAGCAGGCAAAGAAACTGTAGCGCTTGCGTATCCGGTTTCGGTCGCACGACAAGCTGACCCAAACCTAGCAGCGGTGCTCGAAGGCAGGTAACCACCCACTTTGCGACACTCGCGGGTGTGATGCGCCATCCCGAAAGCGGCATGTCCGCTTCGGGCAGAACTAGACGGCGATTCTGGCAGTCGCGACCGGCTGAGCCACGGTCGGCATCCGAATCTGGCTGCTCGGGCTGTGAATTGTGGCGATCCAAGGATCGCCTCCTCATGAGCATCCAACCATTAGGGCATTCTGACCTCTGACGAGCCGCGCGCTCCAAATCCGAAGAATGCCACGCTTTGCATCCGTGGGGCGACAACGAATAACCCTGAGGTCTGCGTGAAACGCAAATCAGAAGGGGAGGGGGAGGGGATGTGTGCCCGGGTGATTGCCGGGTGCACATCAGGAGTGACGACGATGCTTATTCCCTTTTCCCGGCTCTATCTGAGCGATGCCAACGTGCGCAAAACGCGCAGCGAAGAAGACGATATCCAGCTTTCCGCCGACATCGAAGCGCGCGGCCTTTTGCAGAACCTGCTGGTCACCAAGAGTAAGAAGCGCGGCAAGTTTGCCGTCATCGCCGGTGGTCGCCGGCTGCGAGCCATCGAGATGATCGTCGCGCGCGGTGCGTGGGACCCCGATACCGAGATCGAATGCAAGCTGCTTGAGGGCAGCGAAGAGGAAGCTGGCGAGGCCTCGCTGGCTGAGAACTTCCAGCGCGTCGGGATGTCACCGGCTGAGGAATGCCGCGCCTTCCAGCACTTCATCAAGGAAGGCAGCGATGTTGCCGCGGTCGCCAAACGCTTTGGCCTCACCCAGCGCTTTGTGGAAGGCCGTCTGCGGCTCGCCAATCTCGCCGAGCCGATCTTCGAAGCGCTTGCCAAGGGCGATGTCACTCTCGAAATCGCGAAAGCCTATGCTGCTACCGATCAGCACGAGGTGCAGCTGCGGGTCTTTGAGCAGATGCGCTATGCCTATAACCCAAGCGCCGATGCCATCCGGCGTATGGTGGCGAGCGGTTCCATGCGCGGCAACGACCCGATTGCGCTGCTGATTGGCGAAGATGCCTATGTGGCCGCCGGCGGCAAGATCGAACGCGACCTCTTCAGCGAAGCCGCAGATGATCGCTGGATCGACATCGAGATCGCCCACAGGCTTGCGGCCGAGAAGATGGAAGCCGGAGCCCAGCGGATCGCTGCTGAAACGGGCCTTGCCTGGATTAGCCCGGTGGCGTCGACCAATTCCTGGCAGGCGCGCAGCGAAATGGGCGTTACTGCGGTTCGCCTCCCGCCCGCACCGCTTTCCGAAGAAGCACGTGCCCGAATTGACGCGATCGATGCCCGGATGGAAGAAATCAGCGAGATCATCGACGAAGGCAATGAAGGCGACGAGGCCGATTTTGGGCAGCTCGAGGCCGAGTATGAAGATCTCGATGCTGAGCGCAGTGACCTCAATAACCCGGTGCGCGAACTGCCCGAAGAATGGCGCAATGAGGCCGGACGGTTCCTGGTTCTCACCACCCGCGGCGAAATGGTCCTCGAGGCCGATTACTACAGCGAAAAGCGCCTTTCGTTCGAGACCGATGAGAATGGCAAGGTGACAGCGACGGCCGAAGAGCCGGTGCCAGGTTCCACCAAGCGAGGCAGCGCTGCACCTTCCAGGCCCGAGGCAGTTGCGCCGGGTACGGAAAAGCCCATCAGCGCCCGCCTGTTCGACGAGCTTTCGGTCCAGCGCCGCAATATCCTGTCAGCATCCCTCCTCAGTGATGCCGGGCTCGCGCTCGACTTCGCCATCTTCGCGCTGGCTGACAGCCGCAGCTATGAAAGCCGGGGCACCTCGATCAAGGGCGGACGACCCAGCGATCCTGCGACCGGAGAACTTTCGCAGTCCACAGCCGAAGGGATTCTCGCCGAGGCCGAAAACGCGCTCGACACGGCATGGCAGGAACATGGCTGTGCAGCACAGCGCTTCATTGCCTTCCGGGAACTTGCCGACGAAGCCAAGGCGGCGTGGCTGGCCTATGCGGTGGCCATCTCGCTCGAAGCCAAGAAGGGCTATGGTTCGGAATACCATCCGATCCATGCTGTCATGGGCAGTATGCTCGACATCGACGTTGCAGCGATGTGGCGGCCGACGGCCGAGAATTTCTTCGACCGAGTCAGCAAGACCTCGTGTCTTGCGGCACTGACCGAAGTCGGCGGCAGCGATCTTGCGGCGCGTTATGCCGCCTCGAAGAAAGCTGACCTTGCCAAGACCTGCGAGACGATCTTCGCCGGCAAGGCGATCGTTGAACAGGACGTCAAGGAAGCAGCGCTGGCCTGGTTGCCTGAAGGCATGAAGTTCACGATTGGTGCCAATCCCGCTGATCCGGTCATCCCGGACACCGACGAAAGCGACCCTGTCGCCGACGTCTGCGATGGCGATGACGGTGAAGCCGACAGCGAGGCCGAAGAGCTGATCGATGACCATGAACCTCAACACGCCTGTGAAGAAGCGGCGGTAGCCGCCTGAGGCGGTCAATCACCCCTCCTGATGACCTGGCCCGGCCACTCGCCTGAGTGAGCCGGGCCTCTTTTTTGTTGAGGAGAAGGCCAATGCGCCAACGACCCAAGCGCGACGTCGCGCAGGAAATAACCAATCTGATCATCAAGACAATTGAGGCCGGAACGCTGCCTTGGCGCCGACCCTGGAAGAAGACCGGTATGGGCGGCGCACCGCTGCGCGCCGCAGGCGTCCCTTACACAGGGATCAACCGCCTCTATCTTTGGGCGGTCGCCGACCACTATGGTTATGGCTCACGCTACTGGATGACCTGGCGCCAGGCCATCGAGCTTGGCGGACAGGTCCGCAAGGGCGAGACCGCCGAGCCGAGCATCTACTTCAACAGCACGAAGAAGACTGCGATCGACCAGGCGACCGGTGAGGAATCGTCGAAAACAATCCGCTTCATGCGCGCTTACAGCGTGTTCAACGCCTCGCAAATTGACGGGCTACCGCCGCATTTCTATCCGAGTCCGGTGCCCGAAGTGCCGCCGACGCCCTCGCAGAAGGCCGCTGCCATCGAGCGCTTCTTCGTACCCGTCCCGGCTGATATACGCCTCGGCGGAGACCGCGCGTTCTACTCGCCGGGCGCTGATTATATTCAGCTTCCGCACCCCAATGTCTTCAGCACCGAAGACGTGTTCGTGGCCACGAAGGCGCATGAGCTTGGCCATTGGTCGGGCCATGCCTCGCGGCTCGCCCGCGAGTTTGGCAAGCGTTTTGGCGACAAGGCCTACGCTTTCGAGGAGCTGGTCGCCGAGCAGGTGAGTGCCCGGATCTGCTACGAACTTGGCCTTCCGGCAGACCTCCACGAAAGCCATGCCAGTTATGTCTCGCACTGGCTGGAGATCCTCAAGGCGGACAAGACGGCGATCATCACCGCGGCCGCGAAGGCCGATCAGGCATTCAACCATCTTGCGGCCTATTCGGGTTACCAGAGCGAACCTGCGGAGGATGAAGGGGAGGAAGCCGATGAAACGGTGCCAGTTCCGGCTTGTGCTTGAGCCAGCCCCCGAGGAGGTCGTTCGCCTTACCCAGCTTCACCGTTATGCCAGCGATGTTGCAGGCCGGGGGAGGGCGCCCATAGGCGGTGTGCTGGCTGAGTATATCGCAGGCCTGTTCCCCCAGAGGGATCCACGCCAGGTGCTGGACGGTCTTCTCGGCAAGGGGGACGCCGGTTGGTCACTTGGCATAGCTCCGGATCAAGGCCGATCGCTTGTTATTCAGACAACCGAGGCGGGCGTTGCGGTCTCGGCAGTTGCGCGAATCCTCGAGCAGATTGCGCCAGGCACGCTCCTGCGACCGATGATCTACGAGCCGTTGCCGCTGCAGGGCCTAAGCGAACATCGTCGCAGCCTGCATTGAGGGAAGGGGGATGGGGCCATTGCATCTTGCAATGGAAAGGAAGCCTCATGTCCTGCGACATCGATTACCGTTACCGCCGCGCACTCCAGCCTGATGGACTGACAACCTTCGAGAATGCGCTGCGGGCATTGAACGAGGCCGTCGATGATGTCCGCCTTGCAGGCCGGCAGGTTGGAAGCTGCCCGGCAGTGCTGCTCCTCACCCGCCACCTTCAGCGCATTGCCGACGGAAGGCCGACCGAATGTGAGGCAGACGACCAGGCGCTGCGGTCCCAGTGCATCGAACGCCTTGCCGAGCTCAAGCACAGACCGGCGATCATTGCGCTGGTCAAGCGCGGGATCGACTATCGTCCCGAAGAGCTGCGCCACTACCGGCGCGAGGGCACGCGCGCACTCCGCCAGATCGCAGCAGGGATCGGGCTCGATCACGCCGATTACCGCATCAGCTATTACACCTCACAGGAACAGCTCGCGGGCGAGCATGTGCTGGAAGCCGAAGGTATCTATGTCCGGATCAGCCCGGAAAGGTTCGGCGAGCCGGGTCTCGCCTGGCGCAACCCGTTCTGGAAACCGCCTGGCGCGGTGATGCGCAAAGCGCCGATCACCGCCCTTGCAGACATTCCCGCACTCACGGCGCGGATCGCGCGCGAATTGAAGATCGCACCTCCGGCGCAGCCGGGGCTCATCTGAAGGAGAACACGCATGGGCTGGCTTTACATGCACCGTGCCGGAATGGGGGGCTTCGACACTCCCAAGGCCTATCTCGACAATCAGCTCACATGGGAGCGCGAGAATGAAGAAACCGGCACCTTCGAAGGATGCCGGGTCATCAGAAGCGTGTCCACAACTGGGGCCTATTACGCGGCTGTCCAGCGCTATGGACCGAACAACCAGACCCACGCCATCTCCGCAGTGATCTGTCTGGTCCGCTGGAACCCCAAGGCAGCCGACGGCCTCCTGTTCGGCTACAAGGACATGGATGAAAACTCCGGGCCGGTGGAGGCCGGGTGTCCCAGAAGTATCCTCGAGAAACTGGGTCCAACCAATCACCCTTATGCCCTCGACTGGCGCAACCGGTGCTACCGCCAGCTGCGGCTCAAGGAACGCAAGATCGCCGATGGCGACATGATCCGGCTGCCTGAACCCATGAAGTTCACCGACGGGAGCGAACACGCCGAATTCAGGGTGACAAAGCGTGGCGCGAAAATTGAACTCAGCACGCCCGATGGCCGAGGCCGGTTCCGCATCAGCAGATTGATGGAGCGCCGGTTCGAAGTCGTGCCCCCCAAGCGTGCGCCGCGCACATTCTTCTCGGCAACGGCGTAACGCTCGGGAGGTGACCATGCTGCTTCAGAGCCTCGATCCCAGAAGGGCGATCCTGTGCGGACGCGCAAATGCTGAGCGCCTCGCCATCCGGATGACAGCAAATTCCGGGCAGAGCCATGCCGTGGTGAGGACCGACAGCAAGCTCCAGCCCTTCTGCGTTCTGCCGGCAGAAGAGGGCCTTCCCGGTGCGATCGAGCTTCAGGTTGTTGTCCTGTAGGCTATCTCGAAAACATGGGCTCTTTCCCTTCATCAATTATTCACCCTTGCAATTGTACCAATATCAGTACAACGTTCCGGGAAAGGATGAAGCCATGGATGTTATCACCTACTCAGAAGCGCGCGCCAATCTGAAAGGCATTATGGATCAAGTGGTCAGTGACCGGACACATGTCGTGGTCACGCGCCAGAAAGCAGAGTCGATCGTGATGGTCTCGCTCGAAGATTGGAACGCGATCGAGGAGACCATGTACCTCCTTTCGAACCGCACCAATGCCGACCGCCTACGGCAGTCGATCGAGCAACTGGATGGTCAAGGCGGCAATGAGCGCGGGCTGATCGAGCCTTGAAGCTGGTCTTTGCTGACAATGCCTGGGAGGATTATCTTCACTGGCAACAAGCCGATGACAAGGTTCTCACCCGGCTCAACGATCTCATCAAGGAATGCCAGCGAACACCTTTCAAAGGGACCGGAAAGCCTGAGCCTCTCAAAGGCTCCCTGGCAGGCTGGTGGTCGCGGCGGATCACCAAAGAAGACCGTCTGGTCTATCGCGTCACTGGCAAAGGAAACGAGCAACAGCTAGAGATTGCCCAATGCCGGTTTCACTATTGAACTGAGGCTCCTGGATGGAATCCGATCGCGGTGCGGACAATGGCGCGCGTGACCCGCGCACACTGATAGCGAAGCTGGGGACAACCGGCAATGAACTTGCACGCACGCTCGGTCTCGACAAAGATGATCCCCGCCGGATGGAGTCAGATGACATTCAGCGCCGCATCGGCTCGATGAGAGAGGTGCTCAGCAAGGTGGAACCGCGTTTCGGTTCTGTCATCATGGCCTATGCCTGGTACCGTTCTGAGGCGCTTTCCGGTTTTTCAGGACAGACTGCGATGGAACTTGTACGCTGCGACCGCGTGCAGGACGTGCTGACTTATATTGCTGCCGTGGACGCAGGCGTGCATGCCTGAGCACCGCGATGGAACCGGAATATCTATTCCTCGATCATCCCTCCAAGGCCGGGGTCGAAATACCACGATGGGCCTTCGGTAAAGTCGGCATTACGGGCAGGAACAGGGCCATCAGGCTCTGACGAGACGTAAGGGTTGACCATCGGCGCAGGGTGCTGGCCCGAGCGCAAAAGGTGCCCCGACATCTGGCACCGCGGCCCGAGGAGTTCGAAGAGCCATTCGAGATCGTCTAGCATCTGGACAACCCCGCGCCCTGCCAGCGCATAGTAGAGGCAGCGCTGATAGTCATCGCAATGGCAAGACAGGATCTGTGTCAGCCGAGACTTGGCATTGGGCAGGCCCTGAAAGACGCCCTGCAAGGTCTCATAAAGCTCGCGCGCCGAGTAATAGGCATCGAACGGCTCCACTCCGATCGAGGCATTGGCGAGCATGCGCTTGGTTGGACGGCAATTCGGATCAAGCGCCGCGTCGCGCAGCGTGATATCGAGGTCGAACTTGCCGATATCAAAGACCTTGTTCATTATTCATGGGCTCCTGCAGATTATGAACATACCGTGAACAAACTACAGGGTCAAGGCGTCATCATGCATGTGGCTGGTAGGTAAGGACACCACAGGAAAGACCGGCAGGGTCGCCATCAGCGACGAGCTGAAGGCTGCGCTGGTGCGGTGGTATACAGGCCGAGGCAGCGAGGCCGACCACCGCGCTTCAGTCTCACTGGTCTCGACCGCGCGAGAGAACCACAAGTGGATCGCGTGCGATTGCCTTGGGGCAGAGCAGCCGCCGCCGCTGATGAGCGCGGCCTATCTCAGTTTTCAGGAAACCTATTACCTCAGGCGTCTTACTTCGCGGCCAGGCCACGAGCCAGGTTGCCCGTTTCATCTGCCGCAGGCGCCACCGCGCATCCGCGAGACCGTGAAGGATTCGCTCTATGCTATCGGCCTACCAAAAGGCCTGTTCAGCGCGCACCAGAAGGCCCCGGAGAAGCTTGCACAGAGGCCAGAGGACATAGAGCCTGACGACCGCTCACGCGGCGTCGCCATCCCGCGCCTCGGCAAGCTGCTCTGGCTGCTGCTCGAGCGCGCAGGATCGAACATCCTGCGCGAATTACCGCCTAGTGGCAGGCGCGCAGGCTCGATCAGCGAAGAAATGCGCCACCTCAAGCGCGCCGCTCAGGGCCTCGAGATCGCGCCGGGCATTCGGCTGTCGGATCACCTCTACACCAACGCCATCGATTACGAGAAGCGGCGGGTCCATGCCCGGTTACGGGCTGCCGCCGAGACCTGGCCGCCCGAGTTTGCGCCGCAGGCCTTTCTGCTTCTCGAAGCGAGCGAGGTCACATCGAGCGAGGTGGTGACGGGGCTCGGAACTGTCGAAATCCGCAATCGCATCCAGCACACCGGGATCATCCGGGCCGAGGTCGAGCCACCCTTTCTCGTGTTGGCCGTCGTCGGGGAACATAGTCGGCGTGAAGGATACCTGGCGCTGCGCGCCTATGCCCAGCCTGTCTTCAGCGGAAACCAGTTCGTGCCCGCCGAGCGTGAACACGATCGCGACGTGCTGCGCGCGCTCCAACAGGCCCAATATGAACTGCGCCGTCTCGGTGTCAGGATGGCGGTCAAAAAGGTCCTCTTTGACATAACACTGGCTGCGGGCTCAGCGAGGCCGGATTTCCTGGTGGCGCTGCTCGATGAGCATAGCGGGGTGGAGTGCAAGTTCGCGCTCCAGATCCTGCAGTCGGATGATGCTGACTATCTTGAGCTGCGCAGCATCGAGCGCGAGCGTCTCGGTCAGGCCGGGCTTGTCGTATCCATGGCCGTCAGCAGCGTGACGCCTGAGGCAATTATCAGCGAGGCACGCCGCATTCTCGAGTGAAGGGGAGGGGGAGGATGTGAGCGAACCTGAAGAAGTAGAGTTCGCTCATGACATGCTTTGCTCCGTCGCCGCGCCCATCGACATCGATCTGGGGTGCTGTCCAACAGGCCGATCAGCTTGGCCCCGGCATTTGGTCGGTGATGACCGCCAGCCACGGCGGCATCATTCTGTCCGATCAGAGGCAGGCCGCCATGCCGTCGGCGCTACAGATCGAGGGAGGGTCCTACGAAGAAGACTGCGATTGGTCGCTCCCGATCCTTGCCTTTTCCAGCGAGCTTGATGGGCAGGGCTCCTGCTCCGCGGGCTTCCTGCAGCTTGCCCGCGATACCGTCAAATGTTGGCATCCGGACCGCTTCGGTGCCTTTACCGGCGAGGCCGTCAAGGAGAATGCCTCCACGATCCTGCGGACGCGCAAGGCCTACATCGCCGCCATCGGCGAATTCTGCGTGACCACCGCCTGGGGCGATTGGGCCGAATGGGTGCCGGAAGGCAAAGTCGGCGTGATTGCCCGCCAAGTCGAGCGCGTCGATCACCTTGGCCGGCCAACCTATGGCGAGGCCGAAGTCTGCGCGCTGATCGCGAAGGACCTCTACGCCGCGCGCGGCGAGGTCACAGCGCTGCGCGATACGGCGCACGACATCATTCCGATGCCCGAGGCCCTGCGACCCAAGCGCGTGGGCTGAAGAGCAGGCCCAAGCCGTCCGGCTCCGACCAGGCGTCAATCCGCCGTTCTGAAGGGAAGGGGGAGGGGAAGGGCGAACCAGTGCGATGAAGGACCCTTTGCCATGAACCCGACAGTCATCCGACCCAGCGTCAGCCCGAAGACAATCACCAAAGTCACGCGCCTCTTCAACGGCACCATCGGCGATATCCTCGGCGAGCTCCTTCAGAACAGTCGCCGCGCTGGCGCTTCCCGGATCGATATCGCCTGCTGCGCCGATCAGGACGGAGCGCGACTGACCCTTGTCGACGATGGAACCGGCGTCGCTGATCCCCAGACGATGATTGCCCTGGGGGATTCGGGCTGGAGCCAGCACATCCATGAGGCCGAAGACCCGGCAGGCATGGGTGTCTTCAGCCTTGCGGGCAAGGGCACCCGGATCAGCTCGCGGCATGCCAATGCCGACACCGGATGGTCGGTGCATGTCCCCGCGGATGGCTGGACCGGTGGGCAGGACATTACCGTGGTGCCTCTTGCTCGCCCGGTTGGTACGACCATCACCTTCCTGGTGCCCGGCGTGAGCGAGCAGACGGCCGATCGGATTCTGCTGTCAACGCTGACTAATAATTCCCCAGAAGTGCCGGGTTAAAATTCCCCAGTTTGGGTTTCGGTGATCAGCCGTTCCAGTGATCGTGCGTGCGCTCCTTCGGTGGCCGCCCGCGCCTTTTGGGCGGCGGCGGCGGCGTGATCGCTGAGATCGCCCTGGTGTGTTCCGGCACGAGGTCGGAGTGCGCGCGCAAGCGGTAACTGGCGCCCTCGATCTGGATCACGATGGCATGGTGCAGCAAGCGATCGAGGAGCGCCGTTGCCACCACCGGATCCCCGAACACCTCGCCCCATTCAGCAAAGCCGCGGTTGGATGTGAGGATCATCGCTCCCTTTTCGTAACGGGAGTTGACCAGCTGGAAGAAGAGGTTGGCACCGCCGGGCGTAACCGGGAGGTAGCCGATCTCATCGACGATAAGGAGGGTGTTTCGGTTGAAGAACCGGAGCCGTTCGGGAAGCCGTCCGTCACGCTCGGCACGCACCAGCATGTCGATCACCTCAGCCAGACTGGCGCGGTAAACACGCTTGCCAGCGCGAACAGCCTCTGCGCCCAAGGCTGTCGCCAGATGGCTCTTGCCTGTGCCCGGCGGTCCCAGCAGATGGACCACCTCGCCGCGCTCGATAAAGTCGAGCTGCGCCAGTGCGAGGATGCGGCCGCGATCCAGCGAAGGCTGGAACGAGAAGTCGAAGCCTTCGAGGGTTTTCATGGGCATGAGCCGTGAGGTCTTGAGCCCGACAGTGAAGCGCCTGCTTTCCCGATTGCCATACTCATGCGAGAGCAAGACATCGATGGCTTCAAGCGCGGTCATTTCGCCGCGCTCCAGACACCGCATGGTATGATCAAGTACCTCGAGCGCGCGGGGCATTCTCAGGCCAACCAGGCTCGTGCGGATGCGGTCGATGATCTCCGTCATGGC from Sphingopyxis sp. FD7 harbors:
- a CDS encoding type II toxin-antitoxin system Phd/YefM family antitoxin; this encodes MDVITYSEARANLKGIMDQVVSDRTHVVVTRQKAESIVMVSLEDWNAIEETMYLLSNRTNADRLRQSIEQLDGQGGNERGLIEP
- a CDS encoding Txe/YoeB family addiction module toxin, which produces MKLVFADNAWEDYLHWQQADDKVLTRLNDLIKECQRTPFKGTGKPEPLKGSLAGWWSRRITKEDRLVYRVTGKGNEQQLEIAQCRFHY
- a CDS encoding DUF7007 domain-containing protein; amino-acid sequence: MTCFAPSPRPSTSIWGAVQQADQLGPGIWSVMTASHGGIILSDQRQAAMPSALQIEGGSYEEDCDWSLPILAFSSELDGQGSCSAGFLQLARDTVKCWHPDRFGAFTGEAVKENASTILRTRKAYIAAIGEFCVTTAWGDWAEWVPEGKVGVIARQVERVDHLGRPTYGEAEVCALIAKDLYAARGEVTALRDTAHDIIPMPEALRPKRVG
- a CDS encoding ParB/RepB/Spo0J family partition protein, with the translated sequence MLIPFSRLYLSDANVRKTRSEEDDIQLSADIEARGLLQNLLVTKSKKRGKFAVIAGGRRLRAIEMIVARGAWDPDTEIECKLLEGSEEEAGEASLAENFQRVGMSPAEECRAFQHFIKEGSDVAAVAKRFGLTQRFVEGRLRLANLAEPIFEALAKGDVTLEIAKAYAATDQHEVQLRVFEQMRYAYNPSADAIRRMVASGSMRGNDPIALLIGEDAYVAAGGKIERDLFSEAADDRWIDIEIAHRLAAEKMEAGAQRIAAETGLAWISPVASTNSWQARSEMGVTAVRLPPAPLSEEARARIDAIDARMEEISEIIDEGNEGDEADFGQLEAEYEDLDAERSDLNNPVRELPEEWRNEAGRFLVLTTRGEMVLEADYYSEKRLSFETDENGKVTATAEEPVPGSTKRGSAAPSRPEAVAPGTEKPISARLFDELSVQRRNILSASLLSDAGLALDFAIFALADSRSYESRGTSIKGGRPSDPATGELSQSTAEGILAEAENALDTAWQEHGCAAQRFIAFRELADEAKAAWLAYAVAISLEAKKGYGSEYHPIHAVMGSMLDIDVAAMWRPTAENFFDRVSKTSCLAALTEVGGSDLAARYAASKKADLAKTCETIFAGKAIVEQDVKEAALAWLPEGMKFTIGANPADPVIPDTDESDPVADVCDGDDGEADSEAEELIDDHEPQHACEEAAVAA
- a CDS encoding DUF6968 family protein, with amino-acid sequence MSIESAPVVDRTFSVDGKRVSCRFFRPELDSGSYFCRYEIDWPEGRRSRSVGGVDEVQALLLAMKTAHTDLLAARENDGRSVLWMGQRSLGLPIANSIRDWDADNPF
- a CDS encoding DUF6927 domain-containing protein, with translation MGWLYMHRAGMGGFDTPKAYLDNQLTWERENEETGTFEGCRVIRSVSTTGAYYAAVQRYGPNNQTHAISAVICLVRWNPKAADGLLFGYKDMDENSGPVEAGCPRSILEKLGPTNHPYALDWRNRCYRQLRLKERKIADGDMIRLPEPMKFTDGSEHAEFRVTKRGAKIELSTPDGRGRFRISRLMERRFEVVPPKRAPRTFFSATA
- a CDS encoding ArdC family protein; amino-acid sequence: MSRASFLLRRRPMRQRPKRDVAQEITNLIIKTIEAGTLPWRRPWKKTGMGGAPLRAAGVPYTGINRLYLWAVADHYGYGSRYWMTWRQAIELGGQVRKGETAEPSIYFNSTKKTAIDQATGEESSKTIRFMRAYSVFNASQIDGLPPHFYPSPVPEVPPTPSQKAAAIERFFVPVPADIRLGGDRAFYSPGADYIQLPHPNVFSTEDVFVATKAHELGHWSGHASRLAREFGKRFGDKAYAFEELVAEQVSARICYELGLPADLHESHASYVSHWLEILKADKTAIITAAAKADQAFNHLAAYSGYQSEPAEDEGEEADETVPVPACA
- the istB gene encoding IS21-like element helper ATPase IstB yields the protein MTEIIDRIRTSLVGLRMPRALEVLDHTMRCLERGEMTALEAIDVLLSHEYGNRESRRFTVGLKTSRLMPMKTLEGFDFSFQPSLDRGRILALAQLDFIERGEVVHLLGPPGTGKSHLATALGAEAVRAGKRVYRASLAEVIDMLVRAERDGRLPERLRFFNRNTLLIVDEIGYLPVTPGGANLFFQLVNSRYEKGAMILTSNRGFAEWGEVFGDPVVATALLDRLLHHAIVIQIEGASYRLRAHSDLVPEHTRAISAITPPPPPKRRGRPPKERTHDHWNG